The Brasilonema sennae CENA114 genome includes a region encoding these proteins:
- a CDS encoding TetR/AcrR family transcriptional regulator, whose amino-acid sequence MREQRHQRMRLEISREAARLFWEHGVAATSGEQIANAVGISVRTLWRYFRNKESCAEPVLAQDVEECVAVLRRWPREVSLEDHLFEWATNRPKNPDQQSYDDAVIKMTVLAEKEPDLRAAWLMTHDRIERELAEIIADRLRRSADDIEVRLHAAAATAVLRVISEDVSAALMAGADRASLGNPIKHMAHAVRVATGGAVGDPVDP is encoded by the coding sequence ATGCGTGAGCAGCGGCATCAGCGGATGCGTCTGGAGATTTCGCGGGAGGCGGCGCGTTTGTTCTGGGAACACGGTGTCGCCGCCACGAGCGGTGAGCAAATCGCAAACGCGGTAGGAATCTCGGTACGTACCTTGTGGCGGTACTTTCGTAACAAGGAAAGCTGTGCTGAGCCTGTCTTGGCGCAGGATGTCGAGGAGTGTGTGGCGGTGTTGCGCCGCTGGCCTCGGGAGGTTTCCCTCGAAGATCACCTCTTCGAGTGGGCGACGAATCGCCCCAAGAATCCCGATCAGCAGTCCTACGACGATGCCGTGATCAAGATGACCGTGCTAGCTGAAAAAGAGCCGGATCTGCGTGCGGCTTGGCTAATGACTCACGATCGAATCGAGCGCGAGTTGGCTGAGATCATCGCGGATCGCCTGCGCCGTTCGGCTGACGATATCGAGGTGCGGCTGCACGCGGCGGCTGCCACCGCAGTCTTGCGCGTCATTAGTGAAGATGTCAGTGCCGCCCTGATGGCAGGAGCTGATCGCGCCTCTCTCGGCAACCCGATCAAGCACATGGCTCATGCCGTGCGCGTAGCCACTGGTGGAGCCGTCGGGGACCCGGTCGATCCCTGA
- a CDS encoding tetratricopeptide repeat protein produces MDSLLINSLLKDLKNPDETVREQATRKIWRIWFQQKGVHGLEIIERSQRLIDSGKITEAEAVLTELINNQPDFAEAWNRRAFLYYSNCEYRKSLADCQMVVKLNPIHFGALHGMGLCYSAMGEYVEAIRAFHRALEIQPYSQVNQKFILECTLRLN; encoded by the coding sequence ATGGATTCTTTACTTATCAATTCCTTACTTAAAGATTTGAAAAATCCGGATGAAACAGTCCGGGAACAAGCAACCAGGAAAATCTGGCGTATTTGGTTTCAGCAAAAGGGAGTTCATGGACTGGAAATTATTGAACGCAGTCAAAGGTTAATAGATTCTGGAAAAATTACGGAAGCTGAAGCTGTGCTGACAGAACTTATTAACAACCAACCAGATTTTGCCGAAGCTTGGAATCGCCGTGCTTTTCTTTACTATAGCAACTGCGAATATCGAAAGTCACTAGCAGATTGTCAAATGGTCGTCAAGCTCAATCCAATACATTTCGGCGCACTTCACGGTATGGGCTTGTGTTATAGCGCAATGGGAGAGTATGTTGAAGCGATCAGGGCATTTCACCGTGCTTTAGAAATTCAACCTTATTCTCAAGTCAATCAAAAATTTATTTTGGAATGTACTCTGCGATTGAACTAG
- a CDS encoding prolyl oligopeptidase family serine peptidase, with protein MFKTAKLRREVLEFNLFGFQLLFQKILMRRVALFALALLFTTHFASACTESTAIMPTITYPETKRVDVVEEHFGQTIADPYRWLENDVRNDRSVAAWVESQNKVTHAYLNTLPGRDAFRKSLTSLFDYERVGIPHKHGDQYFYTRKSGLENQPRLYVREGVNGKERVLIDPNRWSSDGADALDEWDSSKDGSHLAYAVQKGGSDWRTIKVLDVATGQDLKDEVKWARFTGIAWLKDGSGFFYARYPEPKQGEEAQSSVTNHAIYFHKLGTPQSQDRLLYATPNQPNSINSLKLTDDGRYAVVSSAENAAIHTVAIVDLTSSNWQSRKLIENSNSTWAVLANVGTKLFFFTNKDAERAKIVTVDLAAADPVFTDFLPEQDAILNDGKLIGGRLFLSYLVDVKTEVRHYKLDGTPDGIMELPGIGTVGELRGDPEASESFFVFSSFNTPGTVYRYDVATRKTDIWVKPKIQADLDRIVIDQTFYKSKDGTRVPMFVIRRKDVTEPAATILFGYGGYSFSILPEYSAALMAWVDQGGVVAIPNIRGGGEYGAAWHEAGRGEKKQNVFDDFIAAAEYLKTNRIARDNGIAVYGDSNGGLLVGAVVNQRPDLFAAALPQVGVMDMLRFDQFTVGKLWVGEFGSPAREADFRNLFNYSPYHNIQSGKAYPAILATTGDTDDRVVPAHTFKYVAALQAAEIGDKPHLARIETRAGHGEGKPTDKIIAETTDMWAFAAHWTGLNVGNGK; from the coding sequence ATGTTCAAAACTGCAAAATTACGACGAGAAGTACTGGAATTCAACCTCTTTGGATTTCAACTCTTGTTTCAAAAGATACTGATGCGCCGCGTAGCCCTTTTCGCTCTTGCGCTGCTCTTTACCACCCATTTCGCCTCCGCTTGCACGGAGTCTACAGCAATCATGCCTACAATCACTTATCCTGAAACCAAGCGAGTCGATGTCGTCGAGGAACATTTCGGGCAGACGATCGCCGACCCCTATCGCTGGCTAGAAAACGATGTCCGCAACGACAGGTCAGTTGCCGCCTGGGTCGAATCGCAGAACAAAGTCACCCATGCTTATCTCAATACGCTGCCGGGTCGAGACGCTTTTCGGAAAAGCCTAACGTCATTGTTCGACTATGAACGTGTCGGGATACCGCACAAGCATGGCGACCAATATTTTTACACGCGCAAATCCGGTTTAGAAAATCAGCCGCGGCTCTATGTTCGCGAAGGCGTGAACGGCAAGGAGCGTGTTCTGATCGATCCCAATCGCTGGTCGTCCGACGGTGCCGACGCACTGGACGAATGGGATAGCTCGAAGGACGGTTCCCACCTCGCCTATGCGGTGCAGAAAGGCGGCTCGGACTGGCGCACCATTAAGGTGCTCGATGTCGCGACGGGTCAGGATCTTAAGGATGAGGTCAAGTGGGCAAGGTTCACAGGCATCGCATGGCTCAAGGACGGGTCTGGCTTTTTCTACGCCCGCTACCCCGAACCGAAGCAGGGAGAGGAAGCACAGTCGAGCGTGACCAATCATGCCATCTATTTCCACAAGCTCGGCACGCCCCAATCTCAGGATCGGTTGCTCTATGCCACACCAAACCAGCCGAACAGTATAAATTCCCTTAAGCTGACCGACGACGGTCGCTATGCCGTGGTCAGTTCTGCTGAAAATGCGGCAATCCACACTGTGGCGATCGTGGATCTCACGAGCAGCAACTGGCAGTCGCGCAAGCTGATTGAGAATTCCAACAGTACATGGGCAGTTCTGGCAAATGTCGGCACAAAGCTCTTTTTCTTCACCAACAAGGATGCTGAACGCGCCAAGATCGTCACGGTTGACCTTGCCGCTGCTGACCCAGTCTTTACCGATTTCTTGCCCGAACAGGATGCGATTTTGAACGATGGGAAGTTGATTGGCGGGCGACTCTTTCTCTCCTACCTCGTCGATGTCAAGACGGAGGTCAGGCACTACAAGCTCGACGGTACGCCGGACGGCATCATGGAGTTACCTGGTATCGGCACCGTGGGCGAGCTTCGCGGCGATCCGGAGGCTTCTGAGAGCTTCTTTGTCTTCAGTAGCTTTAACACTCCGGGCACCGTCTATCGATACGATGTGGCAACAAGAAAGACAGACATTTGGGTCAAGCCGAAGATTCAAGCTGACCTGGATCGGATCGTCATCGATCAGACCTTCTATAAGTCGAAAGATGGCACGCGCGTTCCGATGTTCGTGATTCGACGAAAGGATGTGACCGAACCTGCTGCTACTATCCTCTTTGGCTATGGCGGCTATAGCTTCAGCATACTCCCCGAATATTCAGCCGCCCTGATGGCATGGGTCGATCAAGGCGGCGTTGTAGCGATCCCTAACATCCGGGGGGGTGGAGAATATGGCGCGGCATGGCACGAAGCGGGGCGGGGCGAGAAGAAGCAGAACGTCTTCGACGACTTTATCGCTGCTGCTGAATATCTCAAGACCAACCGCATCGCACGGGACAACGGCATCGCGGTTTACGGAGACTCGAACGGCGGACTGCTCGTCGGTGCGGTCGTCAATCAGCGACCGGATTTGTTCGCTGCCGCGCTGCCCCAGGTGGGTGTGATGGATATGCTCCGCTTCGACCAGTTCACGGTCGGGAAATTATGGGTAGGCGAATTTGGATCTCCAGCACGGGAAGCGGATTTCCGCAACCTCTTCAACTATTCGCCTTATCACAACATTCAATCTGGCAAGGCATATCCCGCAATCCTCGCCACTACTGGAGACACAGACGATCGCGTGGTTCCAGCACACACTTTCAAATATGTTGCTGCACTTCAGGCGGCGGAGATTGGTGACAAGCCCCATCTTGCCCGCATCGAAACCCGTGCAGGACATGGAGAGGGCAAGCCCACCGACAAGATCATCGCGGAAACGACGGATATGTGGGCTTTTGCGGCTCACTGGACAGGGCTGAACGTCGGGAATGGGAAATGA
- a CDS encoding CPBP family intramembrane glutamic endopeptidase, producing the protein MKIEATKGKKRNLTEVKDATYVEAAQRGGHRWWRYLLGLLVILVSWLVVGSVASALVAFALDGQEGFAAFRRADFSGFGSVGSFLVIMMGFPFFLGGILIAVSLIHRRHPLTLITAREKISWHRVGHGFVAWFVPFCLIGGLGQYLFYPDSFSFNSDLTSFVFFVPIALVLTAIQTTTEELFFRGYIVQGASLIWTNRVFLALLSAVIFTLPHLLNPEAQAGGWLTVFSNYFLVPGLLWTVVSLIDGTTELAIGVHFANNIGGILLFNITGSAVTTPALFTISKYHATYGALSVLVAIPVFLAIAYGVFEHKAPTRFLERSH; encoded by the coding sequence ATGAAGATCGAAGCAACCAAAGGAAAGAAGAGAAACCTAACCGAAGTCAAAGACGCGACTTACGTGGAGGCTGCCCAGAGAGGTGGACATCGGTGGTGGCGGTATCTCCTGGGACTGTTAGTCATACTCGTTTCGTGGTTGGTTGTCGGCAGCGTCGCTAGCGCGCTCGTGGCGTTCGCGCTTGACGGACAGGAGGGTTTCGCGGCGTTCCGTCGGGCGGATTTCTCCGGGTTCGGTTCCGTGGGGAGCTTCCTGGTGATCATGATGGGGTTCCCGTTCTTTCTCGGCGGGATTCTCATCGCCGTCTCCCTCATCCACCGTCGTCATCCCCTGACACTGATCACGGCGCGGGAGAAGATAAGCTGGCACCGTGTCGGTCACGGGTTCGTGGCGTGGTTCGTGCCATTCTGCCTGATAGGTGGGCTGGGACAGTACCTCTTCTACCCCGACAGCTTCTCCTTCAATTCCGACCTCACGAGCTTCGTCTTCTTCGTCCCGATCGCACTGGTTCTTACCGCGATCCAGACCACCACCGAGGAGCTTTTCTTCCGGGGATATATCGTGCAGGGCGCAAGCCTCATTTGGACCAACCGCGTCTTTCTGGCGCTCCTGTCGGCTGTGATATTCACCCTGCCGCACCTCCTCAACCCGGAGGCGCAGGCAGGCGGCTGGCTCACGGTTTTTTCCAACTACTTCCTCGTTCCGGGTCTGTTGTGGACTGTGGTTTCGTTGATTGACGGAACCACTGAACTCGCCATCGGCGTACACTTCGCGAACAACATCGGCGGTATCCTCCTGTTCAACATCACTGGAAGTGCCGTGACCACACCAGCTCTGTTCACAATCAGCAAGTACCACGCGACCTACGGGGCGCTATCAGTGCTGGTTGCAATCCCCGTGTTCCTGGCGATCGCCTACGGAGTGTTCGAGCATAAGGCCCCAACCCGTTTTCTAGAGCGATCGCATTGA
- the upp gene encoding uracil phosphoribosyltransferase, protein MHSQVKVIEHPLIQHKLTLMRKAETTTTTFRVLLKEISLLLTYEITRDLPLKYEQIKTPLAPMNAPVIALDKKLVIVSIQRAGQGILDGILELIPSATVGHIGLYRDPKTLIPVEYYFKVPQDIDQRDVLVVDPMLATGNSAVAAVERVKSTNPMSIKFLCILAAPEGIEHFTEVHPDIPLYTTAIDDHLDENGYIIPGLGDAGDRLFGTI, encoded by the coding sequence ATGCACAGTCAAGTTAAAGTCATCGAGCATCCATTGATTCAACACAAACTCACACTGATGCGTAAAGCAGAAACAACTACGACGACATTTCGAGTCCTTCTCAAAGAAATTAGCCTGCTGTTGACGTATGAAATAACACGAGATTTGCCTCTGAAATATGAACAGATTAAAACTCCTCTCGCACCAATGAATGCCCCAGTCATTGCTTTGGATAAAAAACTGGTGATTGTTTCCATCCAACGAGCAGGACAAGGGATTTTGGATGGAATACTCGAACTTATACCATCAGCAACAGTAGGACACATTGGATTGTACCGTGACCCTAAAACCCTCATTCCCGTTGAGTATTATTTTAAGGTTCCTCAGGATATAGATCAGCGAGATGTACTAGTGGTTGATCCAATGCTAGCAACTGGTAACTCAGCTGTCGCAGCAGTTGAACGAGTTAAATCAACGAATCCAATGTCGATTAAGTTTCTTTGCATACTTGCTGCACCAGAAGGTATTGAGCATTTCACCGAAGTCCACCCAGATATACCTCTTTACACTACGGCTATTGATGACCATTTAGATGAAAATGGTTACATTATTCCAGGATTGGGAGATGCAGGGGATAGGTTGTTTGGGACAATATAA
- a CDS encoding CPBP family intramembrane glutamic endopeptidase yields MGLITAEIYRRSGSVWPAVVVHIVYNLPQLPLMVAAGIG; encoded by the coding sequence GTGGGTCTGATCACCGCCGAAATCTACCGCCGCAGCGGCTCGGTCTGGCCCGCTGTCGTCGTCCACATTGTTTACAACCTGCCCCAACTCCCGTTAATGGTAGCTGCTGGCATAGGCTGA
- a CDS encoding CPBP family intramembrane glutamic endopeptidase — protein MTDHLEIKPMAVLKQFAILFVLGSVGIVMYTIASIPLAEQQLAKLSPEMLEKVPPLWILMLLQGLQYSVLLAISILLGIGCAYRVGLRSHLIDHWVFHTAKSLPFAVEIKWSLGVGAAAAIVLLLLDQLMQPVLPEALRAANNTQPSWLNLLTAMFYGGITEEILMRWGLMSLLVWIGWKGLKQGVTLPSQGIYQGAIVLAALVFGLLHLPATAAIVPLTPAVIIRALLLNGIGGIAFGWLFWQYSLEAAMLAHISVHAFTSVLSSLLARFA, from the coding sequence ATGACGGATCATCTGGAGATTAAACCAATGGCAGTTTTGAAACAATTCGCGATTTTATTTGTATTGGGCAGTGTGGGAATTGTGATGTACACGATCGCGTCTATTCCTTTAGCCGAGCAACAGTTAGCGAAACTGTCTCCAGAAATGCTGGAAAAAGTGCCGCCATTGTGGATTTTAATGCTTCTGCAAGGACTACAGTATTCAGTTCTACTGGCAATCAGCATTCTGCTCGGAATTGGTTGTGCTTATCGTGTTGGCTTAAGATCCCATTTGATCGATCATTGGGTATTTCACACCGCTAAGTCTCTACCTTTTGCCGTTGAGATCAAGTGGAGCCTGGGTGTGGGTGCAGCGGCGGCGATCGTTCTCTTGTTGCTCGATCAGTTGATGCAACCTGTCCTACCTGAAGCGCTACGGGCAGCCAATAATACACAGCCAAGTTGGTTGAATTTGCTCACAGCAATGTTCTATGGCGGCATCACTGAGGAAATTTTGATGCGCTGGGGTTTAATGTCGCTGCTTGTTTGGATCGGATGGAAAGGGCTAAAACAAGGCGTTACGTTGCCAAGTCAAGGAATTTACCAGGGTGCGATCGTTCTAGCCGCGTTGGTATTTGGACTACTACACCTGCCAGCGACTGCCGCGATCGTTCCCCTCACTCCAGCTGTGATTATTCGGGCGTTGTTACTGAATGGAATTGGGGGGATTGCGTTTGGCTGGCTCTTTTGGCAATACTCGCTAGAAGCTGCAATGTTAGCCCACATCAGCGTTCATGCTTTTACCTCTGTTCTTAGCAGTTTACTGGCAAGGTTTGCTTAA
- a CDS encoding URC4/urg3 family protein, with translation MEMETAEAQSSQCVAGVPPSVQPGVGQRKEGKELVGYLRSPSAIRDRCEQLFELALIGESHHFNCDLTQLPKVAEYVIDVMREQYPDLQIPFHSRWRHFEASGVQRLSQLDEKLAGLTPEEKAVAKFDLAIISVLLDAGAGESWYYHERETQLDFKRSEGLAVASFHMFCDGTFSSDRQTTPLQVDAQKLQALTEKELADGFGVNANNPLVGIAGRLKLLQKLGQALLSSPHLFGKENPRPGNLVNFFIQNSHNKQVAAANVLGAVLEGLSEIWSGRIEVARINLGDTWFHPRVSDDGLVPFHKLSQWLTYSLLEPLQELGLEITGLDVLTGLAEYRNGGLCLDLGLISPKHPEILLQSHSVASEVIVEWRALTVILLDRIAATVRDKLSMSAEELPLVKILQGGTWTAGRKIAAERRKGAVPPIQIESDGTVF, from the coding sequence ATGGAAATGGAAACCGCAGAGGCGCAGAGTAGCCAGTGCGTTGCGGGGGTTCCCCCGAGTGTGCAACCTGGCGTAGGGCAGAGGAAAGAGGGGAAGGAGTTGGTTGGTTATTTGCGATCGCCTAGTGCTATCCGAGATCGTTGTGAGCAGTTGTTTGAGTTGGCCCTTATTGGTGAGTCTCATCACTTTAATTGCGATTTAACGCAGTTGCCAAAAGTGGCGGAGTATGTTATTGATGTGATGCGGGAACAGTACCCAGATTTGCAAATTCCTTTTCACAGCCGCTGGCGACATTTTGAGGCTTCCGGTGTACAGCGTCTATCTCAGTTGGATGAGAAGTTGGCGGGACTCACGCCTGAAGAGAAAGCTGTTGCTAAGTTTGATTTGGCGATTATCAGTGTTTTATTAGATGCTGGTGCAGGAGAAAGTTGGTATTATCATGAGCGGGAGACTCAGCTAGATTTTAAGCGTTCTGAAGGTTTGGCTGTTGCCAGTTTTCATATGTTTTGTGACGGAACTTTTTCTAGTGATAGGCAAACAACACCTTTGCAAGTTGATGCTCAAAAATTGCAAGCCTTAACAGAAAAAGAATTGGCAGATGGGTTTGGTGTGAATGCAAACAATCCCTTGGTGGGGATTGCTGGACGGTTAAAATTGCTGCAAAAATTGGGTCAAGCCCTACTTTCTTCACCTCATCTATTTGGTAAAGAAAATCCCCGTCCGGGCAATTTGGTAAACTTTTTCATACAAAACTCACATAACAAGCAAGTCGCTGCGGCAAATGTGTTAGGTGCTGTTTTAGAAGGGCTAAGTGAGATTTGGTCTGGACGAATTGAGGTTGCTCGAATAAATTTAGGAGATACTTGGTTTCATCCACGTGTTAGTGATGATGGCTTAGTCCCATTTCACAAACTCTCTCAGTGGCTAACTTATTCTCTGCTTGAACCTCTACAAGAACTTGGCTTGGAAATAACTGGTTTGGATGTCCTGACTGGATTAGCAGAATATCGTAATGGGGGATTGTGTCTTGATTTGGGACTTATTAGCCCTAAACATCCGGAAATTTTGCTGCAGTCTCATTCAGTTGCATCAGAGGTTATCGTTGAATGGCGTGCCCTGACCGTGATACTGTTGGATCGCATCGCCGCCACAGTACGCGACAAGTTGAGCATGAGTGCTGAAGAACTACCACTAGTAAAAATTCTCCAAGGTGGAACTTGGACAGCTGGACGCAAAATTGCAGCTGAACGTAGAAAGGGTGCTGTACCCCCCATACAGATAGAAAGCGACGGTACAGTATTCTAG
- a CDS encoding GTP cyclohydrolase II has product MPNQKSVSGHIVLTSHPSRFGPKPISIQWGAADPMQRGPVIATLTKQGHRNVIGTHSGGYAIYRALAVASGALQSDHRADLTNTSPVEYIGPHPSWADPEKIVSLDPFGATVGEAFASYYTQGYDIRPTIAITKAHINIPELQEAVTAGRLQVDGKIMKAGGDLVVTKAAIEPVWYLPGIAKRFNITEGELRRALFEQTGGMFPELVTRPDLEVFLPPIGGITVYIVGDVAAISDPQKPLALRVHDECNGSDVFGSDICTCRPYLVHGIEVCVQTAQQGGVGVIVYCRKEGRALGEVTKFLVYNARKRQEGGDRADAYFTRTECVAGVEDMRFQELMPDVLHWLGITRIDRMVSMSNMKYNAIVQSGIEIVERIPIPEELIPEDARVEIEAKKAAGYYTTAEVLDSDSLSDVKGRSLAD; this is encoded by the coding sequence ATGCCAAACCAAAAAAGCGTTTCCGGGCATATTGTTCTCACTTCGCATCCCAGTCGGTTTGGTCCCAAACCGATTTCTATTCAATGGGGAGCAGCCGATCCAATGCAACGTGGTCCAGTCATTGCTACACTAACTAAGCAGGGACACCGTAACGTAATTGGCACTCACTCTGGTGGTTATGCGATTTACCGTGCCTTAGCGGTGGCTAGCGGAGCTCTTCAGTCAGATCACAGGGCAGACCTTACTAATACATCTCCAGTAGAATATATTGGACCACATCCCAGTTGGGCTGATCCAGAGAAAATTGTCTCGCTTGATCCGTTTGGGGCGACGGTTGGTGAGGCATTTGCATCATATTACACACAAGGATATGACATTCGTCCCACAATCGCTATCACAAAGGCGCACATCAACATACCGGAATTACAAGAGGCGGTGACAGCAGGACGCTTACAGGTTGATGGCAAAATTATGAAAGCTGGTGGCGATTTAGTAGTGACGAAAGCTGCAATTGAGCCAGTATGGTACTTACCAGGAATTGCCAAACGATTCAACATCACAGAAGGGGAGTTACGCCGCGCTTTATTTGAACAAACTGGAGGGATGTTCCCAGAATTAGTGACACGACCTGATTTAGAGGTGTTTTTGCCTCCAATCGGAGGCATTACTGTGTATATCGTTGGGGATGTAGCGGCTATTAGTGATCCTCAGAAGCCTTTGGCACTGCGAGTACATGATGAATGTAATGGTTCTGATGTTTTCGGATCAGATATTTGCACTTGTCGTCCTTATCTGGTACATGGAATTGAAGTTTGCGTACAAACCGCACAACAGGGGGGCGTAGGTGTTATTGTTTACTGTCGTAAGGAGGGGCGTGCTTTGGGAGAAGTGACGAAATTCCTGGTTTACAATGCCCGTAAGCGTCAAGAAGGAGGCGATCGCGCTGATGCCTACTTTACCCGCACTGAGTGTGTGGCTGGCGTGGAAGATATGCGGTTCCAAGAACTGATGCCCGATGTGTTGCATTGGTTGGGCATTACCCGTATTGACCGTATGGTATCAATGAGTAATATGAAGTACAACGCCATTGTTCAGTCAGGAATTGAGATTGTGGAACGAATACCAATTCCAGAAGAGTTGATTCCTGAAGATGCGCGGGTGGAGATAGAGGCGAAAAAGGCTGCTGGTTATTATACAACAGCAGAGGTGTTAGACTCCGATAGTTTGAGCGATGTTAAGGGGCGTTCTTTAGCAGATTGA
- a CDS encoding ATP-binding protein, whose translation MRLRSFRLRTALSCAALAGSALVGFGAVSWFQIYNAQINRLDAQLFNQLLRGTRSAQRERLQFFGDSLPYAFGTNTKIPIAVLVRDANGNILYQSDEVPTDKEVNRLLLKRLQLAPLPPPPKREPPPKLSNTNPAVASPFLRPPAPRFVTLATPTGTWRIGAVKFSNVHVAIAVSLQAVNQEMGTIRNIFLVSISGALLLVAFGAWAVSGGALRPIRQLTGVIQQVTVKGLDQRIPIGTTDVEFVELIQVFNQMLERLERSFTQASRFSADAAHELKTPLTILQGELERTLQQVDSGSEVQQRLSNLLDEVRRLSGITRKLLLLSLADAGQMKLFLVEVDMSELLMEMLEDLELLAPHLSVQTDISDGLRVQGDHDLLIQVLQNLFSNAIKYNLANGWIHINAKKTQTTLHITIANASKEISVGDRSRIFDRFHRGDPARTRKVEGIGLGLSLAREIARAHRGDLTLDSTSDGQTAFSLTLPMT comes from the coding sequence ATGAGACTCCGTTCGTTTCGACTCCGGACTGCTTTGTCGTGTGCAGCTTTGGCTGGAAGCGCATTAGTAGGGTTTGGTGCAGTCTCCTGGTTCCAGATTTACAATGCTCAAATCAATCGCTTGGATGCACAACTGTTCAATCAGTTACTGCGGGGAACTCGTTCAGCCCAGCGAGAGCGATTGCAGTTCTTCGGAGATTCATTACCTTATGCCTTCGGAACAAATACGAAAATCCCTATCGCTGTGCTGGTGCGAGATGCAAACGGCAACATACTTTATCAATCCGACGAAGTGCCCACCGATAAGGAAGTGAATCGTCTGTTGCTTAAGCGTCTTCAATTGGCTCCATTGCCACCGCCTCCTAAGCGTGAACCACCGCCAAAACTCTCCAATACAAATCCCGCCGTTGCATCACCGTTTCTTCGCCCACCCGCACCTCGATTTGTCACACTCGCGACGCCAACAGGAACTTGGCGGATTGGGGCAGTTAAATTTTCCAATGTTCACGTTGCGATCGCCGTTAGTCTGCAAGCCGTCAATCAAGAGATGGGTACCATTCGCAATATCTTCCTTGTCTCAATTTCGGGAGCACTTTTGCTAGTTGCTTTTGGGGCATGGGCGGTTTCTGGTGGTGCCTTGCGTCCCATCCGGCAATTAACGGGTGTCATTCAACAGGTGACTGTGAAAGGGCTAGATCAGCGAATTCCGATTGGGACAACGGATGTTGAATTTGTCGAATTGATTCAGGTGTTTAACCAAATGCTGGAACGCCTGGAACGCAGTTTTACACAAGCCTCCCGCTTCAGTGCTGACGCAGCTCACGAGTTGAAAACCCCACTGACAATTCTGCAAGGCGAACTGGAACGAACACTGCAACAGGTTGACTCTGGAAGTGAAGTGCAACAGCGCTTGAGTAATTTGTTGGATGAAGTGCGTCGTCTGAGTGGTATTACGCGGAAACTCTTGCTGCTGTCTCTGGCAGATGCAGGACAAATGAAGTTGTTTCTGGTTGAGGTGGATATGTCTGAGTTGCTCATGGAGATGTTAGAAGATTTGGAACTGCTGGCTCCCCATCTGAGTGTGCAAACTGATATTAGTGATGGGTTGAGGGTACAGGGCGATCACGATCTCCTGATTCAAGTTCTGCAAAACCTCTTCAGCAATGCCATCAAATATAATCTCGCCAACGGTTGGATACACATTAATGCAAAGAAAACTCAAACAACTCTCCATATTACGATCGCCAATGCTTCAAAAGAGATTTCGGTGGGCGATCGCTCGCGCATTTTTGATCGCTTCCATCGCGGTGATCCAGCTCGAACCCGCAAGGTAGAAGGAATTGGACTGGGACTCAGCTTAGCCCGTGAAATTGCTCGGGCGCATCGTGGCGATCTCACCCTTGATTCTACATCGGATGGGCAGACGGCGTTTAGCCTCACTTTGCCGATGACGTGA